TGAAGAGGAAACTCGTTCGGCTTCATTGTCCTCCGGGCAAAATTCGGGTCGTCAAGACGGGGATCGACCTCGGGAAATTCCCCTTTCGCCGGCCTAAACCGCCGGGGAAGGGGGCCAAGGCAACGTTTCTCTCCATCGGCCGGTTGGTCCCCAAGAAGGGTATGGATATTTTGGTCAAAGCGTTCGCTCTCGTCCATCGGAAGTACCCGAACACCCGGTTGATCATCGTAGGCAAAGGCTCCGAAGCGTCCAGGCTGAAGAAGCTCGTCCGCCGCCGCGGTCTGAAATCGTCCGTCCGGTTCGAAGGCATGCTCTCGCATCGCGGCGTTCGAAGGATGCTGCGGAAGGCGCATATTTTCGTGCTGGCCAGCAGAACGGCGAAAGACGGCGACCAGGAAGGACTCCCCAATACTCTGGTGGAAGCGATGGCGTCGGGGCTCCCCGTCGTGACGACGAATCATTCCGCGATCCCGGAGCTGGTCCGGCATAACAAAACCGGATACGTCGCCAGACAAGGCGATACGAAAGACCTTGCCAGAAAGATGAAGAAGATGCTGAGGACGAAAAAGAAATGGAGAGCGATGGCGTCCAAAGCCCGCTCGGTCGTGGTCCGGGAGCATAACATCAGAGCGCAAGTTCGCAAGGTGGAGCGATTATACCGGCGAGTCGCCCGATCGGGTTGATTCGGCGTCGGACGCTTCCGGGGACCCTAGGTCCTCGGAAGCTTATCCGGCGCCCGCCGTTTCGGTTATTCCCCGGACAAGCCGCTGTTGTCTTTCAGAATGACGTCGTGCGCGCCGCCCTCGACGAGGCTCGTCGCCGATACGAGGGTGATGCGGGCGTTCTTCTGCAGCTCGGAAATGGTGAGCGACCCG
The nucleotide sequence above comes from Paenibacillus antri. Encoded proteins:
- a CDS encoding glycosyltransferase, which codes for MSPRRSVVAHVKNTYLNPTETFIYERIKHIKRFKGYILADKVKYRARFPFPRIYNLRKVGNVPRFLKRKKTAVIHAYFGSTAVRILPYKLKTNIPMITSFHGKDVSKKLREKKYRRKLRSVFRHSALVLTVSHHMKRKLVRLHCPPGKIRVVKTGIDLGKFPFRRPKPPGKGAKATFLSIGRLVPKKGMDILVKAFALVHRKYPNTRLIIVGKGSEASRLKKLVRRRGLKSSVRFEGMLSHRGVRRMLRKAHIFVLASRTAKDGDQEGLPNTLVEAMASGLPVVTTNHSAIPELVRHNKTGYVARQGDTKDLARKMKKMLRTKKKWRAMASKARSVVVREHNIRAQVRKVERLYRRVARSG